One Asterias rubens chromosome 8, eAstRub1.3, whole genome shotgun sequence genomic window, TTCTTGTAGGTGTCATCGAAATCCTCCATCAGAAGATCATGATACACCGCACTCTCCTCATGAAGACTCGTCTCCAAGTGTTTTGAACGAGCAAGAAGGAACAATGTCACCACAGGTAGCCCTCCTATCTCCTCCAGACTCCCCCATGTTTCCCGTATCGCTTGCCTCCGTCCATAATTAGCATGAACAGTGGAAATAAGCACTAGTAGCACCACACGCTTCGGAGTCGCGCTTTCGACATCCATGCACGCCATTGGCTCGTCCAAAAGAAGTTTGAAATTATGCGGGTTGACATGTTCCTCATCTGTTGGTTCATAAGCCTTTGTTAAATACTCTGTGTAACTTTGTGACGACCACTCCTTATTCTTAGTCAAATTTAGATCATCTTTTTGCAGCCACTCTACAAGACTTAACTTGTCTACGTCCACTTCTGTCCTAGGAACAATTTCTGCCGGTCCTCTGATTTTCCATAGGTAGATCACGAGCAGGCTAACGCAAAAAACTCTTAGTGGAATGGGTATTTTCCTGGACATCGTTCGTGTCTGCTGTACCTGTGTAAAGTTAAAAGATTTGTTTACTAAGAATAGGATCTGCTTATTTGTATCACTATCATAAAGAATAAGGAATACATTTTAAATGCTCTATAAACCATCCGACCAGTGACATTATATTTACAATACAATATAGAGGCTTTAGAGCATGGACTTTCTGCAAGAAAGATGAgaactttaacaaaaatcaatggaagacaaaaattatgtCATATGGAGATTGCACCTCTAactttacaaaaagggatatcttgtCGAGGTATCATAATATGATTCATAtcgattgaaaaagtggtggcgccatacggaaattttTTCAGAGCGATATTCTACCACAACTGGTACACAAAGTTACTGTTCATAGTTATTgctgtgtatttgtttgttgaccaaaaacacaTAATAAGTACAAGTATGCCTACTAAAACAAAGAAGTACTGAGCTCAGCTCAGGagggggtcctactacttgccgtcaactcgccgtcaactcacttgcgccgtcaactcgccgtcaactcctccaatatacatctaaaatccacaaaagaagcatagaactgtaaagtatcagctcaaagagcattcgcgtaagttttaggtcatatttcggaataaaaattgattttatttcgcgtgaaaaaaaattctcgaagccaaaaaactgtcggccgccatcttgctttttcacaatgattagtcttggcccacgatgtcaatgattggtacttttttttatcaacacaaagtcgtttttgtgaatgaatttgtaccgaaaaccatgagaaatatgtagtttagcccagacttaacacttccgtgccccctttttatagatttttcatgtaaatttaatgagttgacggcacgaaaatgagttgacggcgagttgacggcaagtcggcgagttgacggcaagtagtaggaccgctcAGGAGTAGTGTTACTGCCGCTGGCCGGCTGATTAAATCATGATTATAATGCCCGATACCGTCATGGTGAGACATGCATTAGCATGACGGCAAGCAGCAGAGGCGAGAGGGGTTTtatttacaaagaaaaacacaaattataccTCAATTCTCGACGCATTCGTGTTAAGTTGTTATCGTTTGGGTGCTCCTAAATTTTGACCGTCTAGTGTTGACAATTTGTATGTCGTCTGGTTAACAGACGATATTCATTGAGTACATGCATACATACACTGGCACCAGATTGTCCATTAAGATTGAATGGCGCCCTCATAAGTCAATGCAGTCTAGGCGGATAAAACTGCGTAAAGAAAAGGAAAGATGGTCATCCAtcttccttttcttttcttttctttaccCAAATGGGTCGGCGAGTGTAAAGATTAGTCCATAAAATATCGGAATGTTTGCAAAGGACAAGCGCTTTGGACTTTGGGTGGGTTAAGGGGCCgaagatttttttttgggggggggggggggggggggcacgagAACACGATGACCGTTCCATGACCTCATCGAACAGCGGGACCGTCCTCACCACAACCATGAGGTGTACCTCCTTGcccagacctaccaagtctcacgcattcggcgtgagactcacgcatttgggctctgtctcacgctcacacgttCAGCAACCATtgtctcacgcattggggccagaccgggaaaaaataaaaattaacgacaatgcattgccaaatcgcgctcgtttgtacaaaaaaacgcaatctacaatgtttgcacaatcttcagattgcacgcagtttatcagaatcatcaacttgctgccgtacaaacagagcggaaatttgcagattgcgcacgcttttgctctcCCAGCAGGATCAGCTAAAATTCGGCAGAGCGCAAAACGCTTATTGCGCACAAGTTTTTCCCGATTCGTTTAGCAAATTCGTTAAATGCGCTCCACTAGCGAAGACACAACAGGCGGAAAAAGTGAGCGGAGGATTTTGGACATCATTTTTAGtcgattttatttttatattggggggaaataatctgacacaatcgtacctccacattaaccatcaacatctcctgtgtacctcatgtgagttttaattattctgaataggtttttgatgcattttggaaCACTTTTTTGTCGACAATTAAATGTCtgcaatccttttttttttattaaaaaaacaaaaaaaagttgacgGCGATTTCGAAAAGCCTTctaaaactggaaaaaaaaatccagggggagggagggggtggtgagctttgaaaaatctcacgcaaagctggcctctggacttggcatctctgcctTGCCACTACTAAAATCGTCGCCCTAGATACCTTTTCCCCGCGGCGTCACTGATGACGGACCAAGAGAGCTTGCCACCCGGTGGTTATACTTAAAGTTACAAGGtttaggttcgaatcccacaagCTAAAGACCGTTGATTTCACATTGACTAGATTAAGTAGTGTCGTCAGGTTACTGAATTATAATTTCATGATTTTGTACAATTCGTTATCATTTACACGAACCGTTatttggttgttgccagcttggtgtttttATCCCCTTTAGGGCGTCATTAGCGGGGAAGACTACAACATGAACACTGGTACTAGGCCTATAGCCATGTCCTCAACAAAGCTAACACGATCGAATGatcaaaaacaatgaaaacatattGATGGAGTAtatctattttatttcatttggtTACAGAATCTTTTTAAAACACCATATAATTATTTCctctattaaaaacaaactgaaatACTAACATTCTAATCATTAAAATCTTTTGAAGAGGTGATTTAATGATATTTCTATTTCATTATACCATTATTGTTCCTttctgtttttgaaaatgtcaatttaAAATCgcaatacaaacaattttttttatagaaaaattattttttctaaACCATACCATACTCTTTTCCAAACTTGGTAAACATTTCACTAATAGATTCTTTATCACCATGCAGATTATTACATCTATACAAATTGTTGTCCacatattttatttcatttggtTACACAGTTATTTAAAAACACCATATTTCCCCTAAATAAATACTGaaataattttacatttttataaagaGATTATTCATTAATATGCAGCATGAAAATGGCAATTCCGTTGTATGTGTATTTCTAATtcattcgacgaccaatttagctcaaattttcacaggtttgttatttttgtccatatgttgagatacaccaccacgcgagaagactggcctttgacaattaccaatagtgtccagagtctttaaatgAGATTAAtagcacatggtgttactgccaACCTTAACTGATtaaactcccaccatgcaagtttcaaatcttactatTTCTGCACCGATTCATCATTCACAGTTGCTTGTAATCATTACATCAATATTTGCATCGTTGTAGAAATTTGTAAGTCTAAACctttatttttatcattatttcaataaaaaaatcccTGAAGTGTGAAGAAACTCAATGTTATTATACCATGGCCCCCATCACAGTGTTAAAACAATCGTAGACAATGGTAGTGTATTCATGAATACTTTTTTGTAAGAGTTGACTTTTTAAATAGATACTTCTTTGAATAATAATTTATCAATTAAATTCAGTAGTACCAGCAAAGATAATAAATATGACAAAATGCATGtagaatataaaataaataatttacttGTTATTGAatacttttaaaacttaaatCGTCAGTTTGCAAGATCATCTAACTTTCTGTTTTTCCTAAATACAGACTtacagggaccaatttcatagagctgcttaagcacaaaattttgcttaagcgaaaaaatccttgcttagtaaaatcagattaccggccaagactccactcaactgttatgctaagtaaacaagaactaaataccagtcacaagctaTGTATATGGCAcaacattttggccagtaacatgtgtaaaataagcgagctattttcgtgcttaagcaaattttgcttaagcagctctatgaaattggccccagatcatataatttttcaaatttgattgATACAAAGTTGGCACTTGTTATAATGTTTGTAATGAATACTCATGATAATATTTCAGTAATAATTTGAGATTAATTCTATGTGATAATTAAAAGTTAAAACGTACAAAGATATTTCAAAAGAGCATGGCACTGTTGACAAACATGAACATGCAATTTCAAAATAAGTACAAAAGTCTTAATTGTTACAAAACAATGAAGATATTAGTTTGAAAAATGTTATTATCAAAAAGGAACATCAATTTTTACatacatgttattttatgcatatgttgagataaaccaagtgagaagacttgtctttgacaatacatgcaatttcacaaaaactaccactaaagttttcattattttagagACAATGAAGATGTTAATTTGAAAAATACACTACAGGTATACTATTATCAAAAAAGAATATATAATCAATAAGATCAGAGTAGTTTCAGACTGCTAAATGCAACAAAATACAGCAACCTTGTGCACACTGGTGAATTTCATTGTAGTGTGAGGGTAAAGGCAGAATTATTACAGCTAAGGAAATTTAACTTTCTTTCGACAATTTACATCCTGAAATCTCATTGGTTGGTTACTAATTAGAACATTAGCATACAACCACTTTACAAGTAATTCTATGTCCATTTAAGTTGATATAATTATTCACTGATTCGAGTTTGACCTCACCCTTCATGATGACCATGATCCATAGTATTAAAAATTCTCTTTAAAATTGAAAcctgaatttaaaaaaaaaacgtattgcCTAATAAAAAGGCAAGTTGaataatttatgcataaatCTGCATAGTGGTAGTTCAGTTTGATCTCGGAAGTTTATAATTCTCTTCCAAATTAAAACCtgagttttaaaaagaatgaGCTGGCTAAATAAAATGGATTTCTTGTCAAGgtgaataattattataataatttatgcataaatCTGCATAttgatagtttttattttaaactgacTCAAAACTTTGGTGAGCCCATATTTATAAATACTTTTACAACCAACCATTTGAGAGTCTAAACTGAATAATAATTGGAAACATCAACTAATTATATTTTGACTGAGTTGGCAAAAGTTTGATAAAATggcaaaaattgtttaaaatgtggACGGGAGTACAACCATGAATGCTGCAACAAACCGAGCCCCCTACATTTTTATGTAATTTCTTTAAAAGTACAGACCATACTCTGCACAATTGCACTATTGTAAAACTTGTTGGCAGAATTGAGTTGTTCTTAAAAAATGCAGTGAAATATGGCATAACATAAACtcaaaatacataaaatgtTGAGTTGGAAACAAGTTGGTCCAAGCCCCGACTAAAAGAACACTTCTACTAAAACATTTGTACCTAGTATATGTGTTATTTACCAAAAATAGGCTTTTTATAGAGCCTCACACtaaagcaggcatgatatttggtcctcagaaaaaaaagtagaaaaacattatttaccGGTAGTTCCTGCAAGCATGATGGCGGATTAAATAGTCTTTACAGGCTATAATTCAAAAATTACATGTCAGATTTTTACCCGAAAAAAAGTATGCACCAGCAGCCAAATGGAACACATGCTGCTaattaattacaaacaaaattaacaatgtACATCATGCACAATATGAGGCAGAGGGTGTCCCTAAGATGTTGTACTTTTAGACACTCTTTTCTTCATATTATAAAATACAGTTCAAATACCCCCCCTgcctcgcccccccccccataaaaaaataTGAAGGAATTCCTGAGATTCCAAGCCCCCAAGGAAGACTCAATTGGAGGAGTACACCATCAAGTTGGTCGCTTGCTTGACCTCATTACACGCCTAACACGCGTGTACCAAGTATTTCTGATAAGGTCTATGCCACATACTATtatcaagcaccaaatgaatTAATTACATACTACAACCTCTACCTTTGCAGGTATTACTTCTGGGTTATAGTAAGCAATTCATAGTTGGTGTCTTGAGTCAAACACAGTAAagaccggttcatacttcctgggattgcgaatgcgaatgcaaagcgaatttgacgtgaatttgacgtcacaaccctcctttcgcagcgatattcgcaagtgagttgagcaaagttgaactgctgcgaataattcattgcgaatttgtgaagtcaacattcgtatcgcattcgcattcgcaggaagtatgaactgggctttagtgtcatgaccgggattcgaacccacactctgctggctTGGTCATCAGGAACCGcgtactcatggttgtacccacaagtttactattcatatttatatttatagttactcttagaAACCTCTGAGTTAGATACGTTTGACTGTTAAGTTATGACACACTACAACACTGGTTAGAAGTTGAGATTACATTTAAGTTGGAATGCATTGATTCTGAATGacaaaacatggtgagaaaacaaacaaatgcaaaaactgtaaaaaagaaaaataaaataaaaatactgcAGGCCAATTCTGCGCCATACAGACACAAAAGGCGACTGGAGTCAGGCGTCTTGTAGTggatacaatgtaaacaaaccaaGCAAAAGCGCCGCACAGCCAGTGTGTATGGACAAGCATGGCTACTTTTGTCATAGGTGCGGATGAAGGGACGCTTTTCCACCCAGACTGGGTGTGGCTGCTTGGTTTGTTTACATCGTATGTTACCACCTACTATGGGTCACATGATTCCATTCGCCGATTGTGTCGTCAGTTTTAAGTGAATTTGTGGCAGGAATATTGGTCATCTTGAACAGGATACATCTCCTCTCCCCCCATCCCCTTCCCCATTTTTCAAGAATAACTCAAGTTAAGAACCAGCATGGAGTACTCCTTTGCTGATCTGCCCAGATTGTCCTGAGTAAATCAGGAGCATTATGATGGGAGGTGATGATATTACGATACCTACAATACGAGTACGGCACATTCATATTATTAAATTGCTGATTCATCACCAGTGATATCTCAAGCTTCTTCAGACAAAATCCGACGTAGACGTCTTCAAGATAGAGGTAGCCGATATCGAGAGATGCTGCATAGATTCGGGCGGGAAGATCCCCTGATAGGACGAACCCTCCGCCAGAAAGCCAAGGTGGGTAAACGTCTCCGGAGAATAACTCCTCAGACATGTACCACTTACTTCTCTTATCCCTCACCGGGGCTTGACCAGCGAGCACGAGCCCAAACGCCAAGTTGGTGTCCGGGGCATTGGAGACCATGATGTAGTTCAAGATGTTGCGGTAGCTGACGTACATATCGTCGTCTGTCTTCATAACAAAAGAAGCTTGTGGGCAATGAGTACTTGCCCACTTCATCGCCATCATGGTCTTCAACGTTAGGTTCTTGTAGGTGTCCGTGAAATCCTCGAGTAAAAGATCGTGATAATGTGAGCTCTCTTCTATTATCCTCTTTTCAAAGTTTATGTTACTCGTATTGCCAAGAAGGAATAAGGTCACAACATGTAGGCCTGCGAGCTTCTTCGGACTCCCCCATGTTTCCCGTATCGCTTGCCTACGTCCATAATTAGCATGAACAGTAGAAATAAGCACCAGTAGCACCACACACTTCGGAGTCCCGCTTTCCACGTCCACACACGCCATGGGCTCATCCAAACGAAGTTTAAAATTATGCGGATTGACATGTTCCTTATTCTGTGTTTCATAAGCCTTTTGTAAGTGTTCCAAGTAGACTGTTGTCCAGTTAGCAGTGTTGTTGACGTCACTGGCGGTGAAAGTCACCGGTCTGCTGCGGCTTAACCGTGGACCATCAAGCTGAAACCTCTCCAGGGTGTTGACAGGTCCGCTGGTGTTGAAAAGAAGCACTAAAGAAACCACTCCTCCGACCAACAGTAGTAGAAAGTGAAGTAATTGAGGCATTTCTTTCCTTCTTCATGTCTGGATCAGAAAGAAAAAGGAAATGTTAACAGATTATTTTAATTCGAATaacaatttcttagagctgctttcaaaatcacaaaaagcagctaagcataATGAAAATTATAGGCTTAATACCAAAATAAGGTTTACCAGCCACACTACTAGCACATAGGCCTATAATGTCACAATTacgatttgtgactggtaacttgctcatttctgcttagcagaaacttgtttaaaggcagtggacactattggtaactcaaaataattatgatcataaaaccttacttgattacgagtaatggggagaggttgaaagtataaaacattgtgagaaacggctccatctgaaataatgtagtttttgagaaagaagtaagtttccacaaatttgatttcgagacctcagatttagaatttgaggtctcgaaatcttgAAGCatctgacgaccaattgagctgaaatgttcacaggttggttattttatgcatgtttagatacaccaactgtgaagagtagtctttgacaataattaccaatagtgtccactgtctttaaagcaaattgttttaacaaataataaaaacaaaacaaacttcatTGCTAATGCTAGTATAATTAGAAGGTGGCAGTGGGCAAATTGTCCACTACACatgtggataactttccatatggtgcaaccactttttcactcatttttacaaaaagggatatctcattgtggtaaattagatactttttttatttcatatcgaatgaaaaagtggtggcacaaTACGAAAACTTGTCCCTACATGCCGCCACAGTCTGCTGACTGAAGTGAATGAGTGCAGATTGAATCACCTCCATGATTGAATCAACTGAAAATGTGTCAGAGTAATAAGTATGCACTAATTATTGAGATGAGTATAGTACAGTAAACTACCTAGCCAACTGATAGAAGACGGAAACACATGCCCATCCTAAAGCCCATGTTGGACTTCCTAATTCTTCtaatctgggtccaatttcatagagctgcttaaagacactggacactattggtatttgtcaaccATAGAGCTATTAAAACACAGAGCTTGGACATGTGACAGAGCTTGACTGAGGCCTGCTGGGATACTTGCCAAGATGGCAACCTGATATAATGCTTATGGTTAAGGGGTGAAGTAACCCGAAATAAATCATCTTTATCTTATGTCTCCGTCCTCCTGATAATTCCAGCTTTCACCATCGAACAAAGGTAACACTAGGGAAGCGTTACACAACTACTGCCGTTCCAACACCTCtgtttacttttacttttggaaaagtttccgtatggcgccaccactttttcattcgatatgaaataataaagtatctaatttacctcaatgagatatccttttttgtaaaaattagtgaaaaagtggtggcgccatacggaatgttatccttactttttattatttaatatttgttcttctgtaaaaaatatttcttaGTAAACATTACCTGACCCACCTCCATGCCTGACCTGAGGTTTCCAGGAGTGACGAAGGTGGAAACAACGAAGGCATCGTAGGCTGAGTCATCTCTCAGGGGCTCTCCATTCCCTTCACCGACCTGCTAGAAAATAAACCCCGTCAACTTTCTCCACCACCTTCCTCCATCTTATTCacgaagtgcgccctctattgacaaagATGCCAAAGGATCCAAAGATTATTTCCACCCTTtcattagactgggcccctatctttcaaattaatttattgattttgtaCAATTCATAATCATTATACCAATGATAAGAGAGATTGGCTATTGCTAGATCGATGTATTtctccttgtgggagtttgccgagttcccttcaTGATCATGGGAAGGTCatctcaacaaacaaacaatttgtttagggAGTTCGTttcaaacaacacaacaacaaaactccATTGGAAAAAACGGGGGAAATCACACCCAGTtttcacaacaaataaaacacaaaaattacaaatgaaaATGCACTGTTCGTTTTCTTTCACTATGAAAATGggttttcaaaattaatggGTTCCATGAGGCTTGAACAAAGTAATTTGGCCATTCAGAAGTTGTTTTAGCACAAACTGGAAACCATTGCTGTGTATGGTCAGGAGGACTAGAACTGGCGCAGATTCAGAGCGCCCTGCTCTCGAACAATGTTGTTGGGCGTTTTTTCCTTAGGTTGTTTAGTTGGGGCTTATTTTGCTCCTTTTTTTAGCTatctatttgttttgtaaactttAATCGTAATCAATCATTATAATAATAGCCCTAATCTCTGAACAGACTTAGTTTCTGATCCTCTATTAATGACCGCTTTCCGCGTATCATAATCAAAAATATCACAACCTAGGGTTCCCTTGTAAACATTTCCAGATCTTCGCCTATTatctggccccaatttcatagagcttctatGCACAACAGTTTGGTTGATCATCATGTTGTTATCAAGCAATCAATTTCATGCTACGCAAATTTGTGcgattagcagctctatgaaattgggtcctggctaTAATTATAGCGTTCAAGGTTCATTTTTCAAGGATTTTAACACAGTATACTAAAACAACAAAGGCATTATCACTTAAAGGAGATCAGTACACAGAAAACAGCTTCACGTGCAGAACTATTAATGAAAACAATATATGGCAACGCAGAGGGATCCGTAAAGAGCCAAttgaaggcaatggacactattggtaattactcaaaatacttatcagcataaaaccttggtaacgagtaccggggagaggttgatagtataaaacattgtgagaaacggctccctcttcgagaaagaagtaattttaccacgaatttgatttcgagacctcaagcttagaagttgaggtctcgaaaacaaccatctgaaagtacacaagcAAAttagttcgtgtgacaagggtgttttttctttcatagttatctcgtaactccgacgaccaatcgggctcaaattttcacaggtttgttattttatgcatatgttgggatacaccaagtgagaagactggtctttgtcaacaaccaatagtgtccattgtctttaaagcttGTAATTGTGTGTCCCAGGGAATACTGTCCCCCTGCGGATTCTGTCCCCATCCCATTGAGGCAGGGGAAATGAACTTGGACTGGAGGAgggtgattcaaaagagggcgctatcagaagaagtttgtacacagttcgccgtacGAGTGAAGAATCTCCGGAGAGGGTGGGGGCAAAATCTCCTACACAGGGAATAGTCCATATAAATAATGCATTTGCATTGAGACGGAGATAAGCATCCCTGACTTTTAATTTAAGTGTCATTGATCGAGCGCTTCGAGTGTATGTAAATATACACAGCTTATCATAACAGCTGCTGTTCTATGAAATGAGTGTTCACCCGTTGGCTATTTCATGAAAATTCCATGAATCTTGCATGATTAAAAGTAATGGTCGATAGTGTTCTAGATGTGTCATCctagattaaaaacaaaaaatagcgTTAAAAATATTTTGGCTGATCTCGAAATTTTGAAGCTTGAAATAATTGTATGTTAAACAGCAACTAATTTAATGGTTTAGAACTCCATTGAGCTTGGTTTTTATTGGGAAAGAAAGGGTAAAGGGAAATTCTATATGGTAACAATTTTacaatctgtttttgtttgatttcggTCTTGATGCATGTTATAGCATCGGCCCAAACAACTTTTAGATTCTATTCAAACGAACCAATTAGCGAAGCAGTCGTGGACAATATTTTAgtctgatgtttcgaccctagcagagtctgtctCGAAGGTTACATCGTTGAGGAAATCGAGCTTTTTGCTTGCCAGTAATTATAATTACTACAGTACAAGTTCAATTAAGTTGACCCCAAGACTGGCCGTGGTGATTGCCCCAAAGGGTCAAGCAGGAAACTCTATCGACcagccaagggtgtttttttctttcatagttatctcgcaactccgacaaccaatcgagctcaaattttcacaggtttgttattttgtgcataggttgagaaacaccaagtgagaagactggtcttcgacaattaccaatagtgtccagtggctttcaGTCACTCGAGGGTATTGTCTACTGTTTAGTCAATATTGAAAAGACTGCAAAATGAGGGCCGATGTATTGATTACTTGTCAGTCTGGCGTGTGCGCAAGAGGGGGAGGAATAAAACACCCTGAAGCAAAGAA contains:
- the LOC117293763 gene encoding beta-1,3-galactosyltransferase 1-like, giving the protein MPQLLHFLLLLVGGVVSLVLLFNTSGPVNTLERFQLDGPRLSRSRPVTFTASDVNNTANWTTVYLEHLQKAYETQNKEHVNPHNFKLRLDEPMACVDVESGTPKCVVLLVLISTVHANYGRRQAIRETWGSPKKLAGLHVVTLFLLGNTSNINFEKRIIEESSHYHDLLLEDFTDTYKNLTLKTMMAMKWASTHCPQASFVMKTDDDMYVSYRNILNYIMVSNAPDTNLAFGLVLAGQAPVRDKRSKWYMSEELFSGDVYPPWLSGGGFVLSGDLPARIYAASLDIGYLYLEDVYVGFCLKKLEISLVMNQQFNNMNVPYSYCRYRNIITSHHNAPDLLRTIWADQQRSTPCWFLT
- the LOC117293193 gene encoding beta-1,3-galactosyltransferase 1-like; its protein translation is MSRKIPIPLRVFCVSLLVIYLWKIRGPAEIVPRTEVDVDKLSLVEWLQKDDLNLTKNKEWSSQSYTEYLTKAYEPTDEEHVNPHNFKLLLDEPMACMDVESATPKRVVLLVLISTVHANYGRRQAIRETWGSLEEIGGLPVVTLFLLARSKHLETSLHEESAVYHDLLMEDFDDTYKNLSLKTMMAMKWASTHCPQASFVMKTDDDMYVSYRNILNYIFKSEIAKTDLAVGMKIGGEAPIRNTNSKWYMSKELFPGDVYPPWLSGGGFVLSGDLPGRIYAVSLNTKLLHLEDVFVGVCLEKLKINLIMNRQFSNRRSTYSYCKFRNIITTHGVPYHDLKAIWTDQLVDKPCWFWT